In Molothrus aeneus isolate 106 chromosome 4, BPBGC_Maene_1.0, whole genome shotgun sequence, the following are encoded in one genomic region:
- the C1QTNF7 gene encoding complement C1q tumor necrosis factor-related protein 7, with product MFVLLYITSFAIYTSEQPLQSQTKGENYYTRYICSIPGLPGPAGPPGASGSPGPHGRIGLPGRDGRDGRKGEKGEKGSAGLRGKTGPLGPAGEKGDQGESGKKGPGGLTGAKGDVGPAGPPGPKGDKGDRGEPGAPGVCKCGKIVLKSAFSVGITTSYPEERLPIVFNKVLFNEGEHYNPSTGKFICAIPGIYYFSYDITLANKHLAIGLVHNGKYRIKTFDANTGNHDVASGSTVIYLQPEDEVWLEIFYTDQNGLFSDPTWADSLFSGFLLYVDTDYLDALSDEDEL from the exons ATGTTTGTGCTGCTGTACATTACAAGTTTTGCCATCTACACAAGTGAGCAACCTCTTCAAAGCCAGACCAAAGGAGAAAATTACTACACCAGATATATCTGCAGCATCCCAGGtctgccaggccctgctggccccCCTGGAGCCAGCGGATCCCCAGGGCCACATGGACGCATTGGTCTTCCAGGAAGAGATGGAAGAGAtggcaggaagggagaaaaaggtgaaaaaggGAGTGCAG gTTTAAGAGGAAAGACTGGGCCATTAGGACCAGCTGGAGAGAAAGGAGACCAAGGTGAGTCTGGTAAGAAAGGACCTGGAGGATTGACTGGTGCCAAAGGTGACGTAGGTCCAGCTGGACCACCTGGACCTAAGGGAGATAAAGGAGACCGAGGAGAGCCAGGAGCACCAGGGGTCTGCAAGTGTGGAAAGATAGTGCTGAAATCTGCCTTTTCTGTTGGCATCACCACGAGCTACCCAGAGGAAAGACTACCAATTGTATTCAATAAAGTCCTCTTCAACGAGGGGGAGCATTACAACCCATCCACAGGGAAGTTCATTTGTGCCATCCCAgggatttattatttttcttatgatATCACCTTAGCAAACAAGCACCTTGCTATTGGGCTGGTTCACAATGGCAAGTACCGGATCAAAACTTTCGACGCCAACACCGGCAACCACGATGTCGCTTCTGGATCCACTGTGATCTACCTTCAGCCAGAGGATGAAGTATGGCTTGAAATCTTCTACACTGACCAAAATGGTCTCTTTTCTGATCCAACGTGGGCAGACAGTTTGTTTTCTGGATTTCTCTTATATGTTGATACAGATTACCTTGATGCTTTATCAGATGAAGATGAGCTCTGA